In Cydia pomonella isolate Wapato2018A chromosome 1, ilCydPomo1, whole genome shotgun sequence, one genomic interval encodes:
- the LOC133518162 gene encoding ATP synthase subunit gamma, mitochondrial-like, with the protein MVQLKQVSLRLKSIKNIQKITKTMKMVSASKFTRAERELRAARPFGYAPRKFYESSKLVAGPVDAKPGEDKKEAAEAAVAPAAAAAPDQEGDKKLKRVYIAVTSDRGLCGGVHSGVARRIRRDMIARNAEGATHKIFAIGDKSRGMLRRQFAPNMIVSIKDIGRQTPVFADASRMAAALSDSGYVYDIGDIYYNKFYSAVKYELNVIPFFNKDKVETAPNMNAFDDVDADQLECYTEWTLAALLYYALKESAASEQSARMSAMDNATKNASEMIRKLTLLFNRTRQSVITRELIEIISGAAALE; encoded by the exons atggtaCAATTAAAGCAAGTATCATTACGATTGAAGtccataaaaaatattcaaaaaattacaaagacAATGAAGATGGTCTCTGCGAGCAA GTTTACTAGGGCAGAAAGGGAATTAAGAGCTGCGAGACCATTCGGCTACGCTCCACGAAAGTTCTACGAGTCGAGTAAGCTGGTGGCGGGGCCGGTCGATGCCAAGCCAGGCGAAGATAAGAAAGAGGCGGCGGAGGCCGCGGTGGCGCCGGCGGCGGCTGCGGCGCCTGACCAGGAGGGTGACAAGAAACTCAAGAGAGTGTACATTGCTGTAACTTCTGATCGAG GACTATGCGGTGGAGTCCACAGCGGCGTAGCTCGCCGCATCCGCCGTGATATGATAGCGAGAAACGCAGAGGGCGCCACTCACAAAATATTCGCCATAGGTGACAAGTCACGTGGCATGCTTCGACGCCAGTTTGCTCCTAACATGATCGTTTCCATTAAAGAT aTTGGTCGCCAAACACCTGTGTTTGCTGATGCGTCTCGGATGGCCGCTGCGCTGTCGGATTCTGGATACGTTTATGACATAGGAGATATTTACTACAATAAGTTCTACAGCGCTGTCAAATATGAATTAAATGTTATACCTTTTTTCAACAAAGATAAGGTTGAG ACTGCGCCTAACATGAACGCGTTCGACGACGTGGACGCCGACCAGCTGGAGTGCTACACTGAGTGGACTCTGGCCGCGCTGCTGTACTACGCGCTGAAGGAGAGCGCGGCATCAGAGCAATCCGCGCGCATGTCTGCCATGGACAACGCCACCAAAAACGCCAGCGAGATGATCAGGAAGCTCACGCTGCTCTTCAACCGCACGCGCCAGTCTGTCATCACTAGGGAACTTATCGAGATAATTTCTGGGGCAGCTGCGTTGGAGTAA